The Daucus carota subsp. sativus chromosome 9, DH1 v3.0, whole genome shotgun sequence genome window below encodes:
- the LOC135149221 gene encoding uncharacterized protein LOC135149221, producing MSARRGGANNRNNRNNSGSGGNNNNNNEGGNMLNQLAQTLATLVGNQQPAQRSIVSEFKRLNPPTFDGATDPAIVEKWIQEMEKAFELMGSNDGQKVTLAVYQLQGSAYDWWLMEQRRNEENADPMTWDRFKTALTDKYFPRTIRVQKERDFIRLEQGDRTVVEYEAEFARLSKYAPTLVADEISRARRLEEGLRENIRHAVANFELTTYEQVLNKALVVERGMVEALKKKDEETKKRSEPSGGFNGTGSSKKFNNRGTGGNANKGNQGGKLQCSRCGRNHLDKDCRWNTGACFSCGEMGHRVAECPKRDPTRDKDNGNKATLAALLGPNYGRVYQHEPKEN from the coding sequence ATGAGTGCTCGACGTGGAGGTGCTAACAATCGCAACAACAGAAACAACAGCGGGAGCGGTGgaaacaataacaataataatgaaGGTGGAAATATGTTGAACCAGCTCGCGCaaaccttggcaacacttgttGGAAATCAACAACCAGCTCAACGAAGTATTGTGTCAGAATTCAAGCGTTTGAACCCCCCAACATTTGATGGTGCAACTGACCCTGCTATTGTGGAAAAATGGATCCAAGAGATGGAAAAGGCATTTGAACTGATGGGAAGTAATGATGGGCAAAAGGTTACTTTAGCTGTGTATCAATTACAGGGCAGTGCATATGATTGGTGgctgatggagcaaaggaggAATGAGGAAAATGCTGATCCGATGAcatgggatagattcaagacgGCATTGACAGATAAATACTTTCCAAGAACTATTCGTGTGCAAAAAGAGAGGGATTTCATTAGGCTTGAGCAGGGAGATCGGACGGTAGTAGAGTATGAAGCAGAGTTTGCGAGGCTCTCCAAATATGCTCCTACCTTAGTTGCTGACGAGATCAGTCGGGCTAGAAGATTGGAGGAAGGACTTAGAGAAAATATTAGGCATGCTGTTGCAAATTTTGAGTTAACCACGTATGAGCAAGTACTTAACAAGGCATTAGTGGTTGAAAGGGGCATGGTCGAGGCATTAAAGAAGAAAGATGAAGAAACTAAGAAGCGAAGCGAGCCTTCAGGAGGATTTAATGGTACTGGATCGTCGAAGAAGTTTAACAATCGAGGAACGGGTGGAAATGCAAACAAGGGGAATCAAGGGGGAAAGCTTCAATGTTCAAGGTGTGGTCGTAATCACTTGGATAAGGACTGCCGATGGAACACAGGAGCATGTTTCAGTTGCGGTGAGATGGGACATAGAGTTGCTGAATGTCCAAAACGTGACCCAACCAGAGACAAAGACAATGGGAACAAAGCAACCTTAGCGGCTTTACTTGGTCCAAATTATGGGCGAGTGTACCAACACGAACCGAAAGAAAATTAA